Within the Halorhabdus rudnickae genome, the region TTGCCACGTGTAGCCGTGTCGTCGGCCCGTTGGGCGACAGTTTCGGACGCGGAGGCAATCTCTTCGATACTCGCCGAGAGGTCGTTCATCTCGCCAGCGGTTTCCTGAAGCGTCTCGTTTTGTTGGAGTGCTCCGTCCGAGATTTGCTGGATGCGGGTGGCGACAGTTTGGCTTGTTGTCTCGATCTCTCCGGCACCGGACGCGACTTCCTCACTTGCCGTTGCGACCTGCTCTGCAAACGCCTTGACGCCACCGACAGTCTCTTCTAGCTGCTCGATCATCGCGTTGAATTCGCGTGCGATCTCGGCCATTGCTTCTTGTTCGACATCGGCGTCCATCCGGCGCGTGAGATCACCATCGGCGACGGAGCGCATCACCTCGCTGTAGGCCGCGGCGCGCTGTTTGAGCTGCCTGCTGACCGCTTCGGCTTCCTGCCTGGCCGCTTCCGCTTCTGCCTGAGCCGACTCCGCTTCACTCCGGGCACTTTCCGCGTCTTCGAGTGCCTCTTCGGCCTCGGTAATTCGTTCACGGAGGGAATTGCGCATTGCGTCGAAGCTGTCGTACAGCCGCCCGATCTCGTCTTCGCGCTTGGTCGCTAGGTCCACGTCGAGTTCGCCGGCTTCCATCTGCTGGGCCCGTGACCGGAGTTGTGTCAGGGGACCGATCGTCCGCTTTCCGAGGACGATACCGACAACAACGAGAGAGACCAAAGCGAGTGCCACTAACAACAGGACCGACTGGGCAACGTCGTCACGGACGGCGAAGGCCGTGGAAGTCTCAACGTCAGTCATGGCCACCCAGTCAGTCCCCGGCACCGACGCGTAGGCATAGACCCGATCGGAGCCGATCCGCGACGTTGTTCCGTTGGCCGTTCCGTTGCGGATCATTTCGAATTCCGTGGCGTGACTGGTAGCCGATACTGTCCGATCGATATCGAGCACCGTCTCGCCGGCAACGTTGACGATGGTCGTCCGCTGGTCGCTGTTGGAGCTCTGGACGCGTTCGAGCTGTGGCTGGATTCGACTGACGACGACCAAATAGGAGCTGGGTCGCTGTGGGACAGAACTGGCAAAAGCCATCACCGGCCGATCGTTGAGAACGGGGGAGCGATAAGAGCGGGTAGACTGCCAGACGCGGCTGTTCTCTCCAGGACCTTCCGGAACCTCGGCGTCGGTCCACGGTGCCGTGAGCTCCTCAAGTGTCCGTCCCTCGATCGGGCGCTCAGTACTCGCGACGACCTGGTTTTGGCTTTTGTTGACGTAGTGCATGCTCACGATGTCTTCAGAGAGCAGCTGATCCTGGAGGAGGATATGTGCGGCAGCCGTGCGATCGCTCTGGAGGCCGTCACCGCTGGAGACCGACCTGGTGCTTGTTCGCATCTCTTGGACCCACGAACCGATCGACTCACCCTGGAGGCTACTGGTCTCCTCTAACTGCTGGGTGGTGCTCGATTCGACGGTCTGCCCCGCCTGTACGTAGGTGAAAGCTCCGACACCCGCGATCACGAGCACGACAGCGAGAAACGCGATCGCAAACTGTGCAGCGTACCGCTGACGGACGAATTCGGGGACGATTCGACGCCCGTACCGTGCAAGTCCTGTTCTGGGGCTGTCGGCCATCCGTAATCACTCCTTGACCTCTGTTGGGACCGTAATGTCACCAGCGACGATGTCCTCTCTGGACTGCTGGATTGCTGTCTTGACGTCGTTCGGTATCGCTGGTTCGAGTGACGTCCCGTAGACCAGATCGACACCTTTGGATTCAACGCCGAGTGGGACGACGCTCCCACCCTGGAATCCGCCCTCGACGACGTTGCTAGTGGCTGTATAAATAGCGTTGTCGACGCGCTTGACCATACTTGCGAGGATGACGTCTGCATATCGTGGATTGCTTCGGGACTGGTCGGCGTCGACGCCGATCGCGTACCGGTTTGCAGCCTGAGCAGCTTGAAAGACGCCCAGACCGGCCCCTCCAGCCGCGTGATAGACGATATCCGCACCGTCGTCGTACATTGCCTGTGCCATGTCGAACGCCGTCTGTACGTCGGCGAAGTTTCCGACGTAGGACGTACGGACGGTTACCTCGGGGTCAGCGTAGGTCACGCCCGCTCGATATCCGGCCTCGAATCGTTCCATCAGATCGTTTTCGGGCCCACCGACGAACCCAACGATCCGTTCCTCGGGGTTCGTTGTTCCGGTCCCAAGCGTAATGTCTCTGCTAGTTAACTTGCCAGCGAGATGGCCTGCCTCGAATGAGCCCTGGTGCTCTTTGAAAACGTAACTGGCGACGTTCTCGGCGTCGACAGTCGCATCGACGATCATAAACTGCTGATCTGGGTATTCGGACGCGATCTCGCTCAGCGATTCCTGCTGGACGAAGCCGATACAACAGAGCAGATCGTACGTCGGTGTCTCACTGCGTGCAAGCTCTCGTTGTAGCCTCGCCATATCCTCGGCCGAGTCCGGCTCGTGGTTCGAGAACGAAATGCCGTAGTCGAGTCGTGCTCGCTGGATCCCCCTGTTGGCCGCATCGTTGAACGAGCGATCGTCAAGGCCAGCGAGCGCGTAGATCATGCCGACCTGCGTAGCGTCTTCGTTTGTGTCTTCACCCGTCGCGGGAGCCGTTTCGGTTTCGGTATTTGCAGTGCCATCGCCGAGACAACCGGCGAGCCCAGCAATACCGATGCCAGCAGTGGCACCGAGTAACTTTCGTCTACTATATTTTTTTGAACGCATTGATGCTAACTATCCGGTACAGGTAGGTTCGAAGCTATAAGCTTGTACTTCCTAATATCAGTACTGATATTGTCACTATACAACACAATAAATGAGGCCAGTCTCGGTGCGTGGGCCGACTGGGTCTCCCATCGAGAGGAGACAGAGACTCGTGTGGCGCCGCTCACACCTAATCACGCAACAATCGCTGGATTGTAGACGCTAGGCTGAGGTATGACTTGATGATTGCCCGATCTGGACTGCAGGTTCGAGAAGATTTAAATACGCCGACGCCATCCCAACGAACGCAAATGTCCAACACATCCGAGGTTGCGTCGGGATCCCCGGCGGATCGAGTTCTTCCAGGGCACACTCGATAGTACGTCCGAAATCACGGACGCACGGATTTTCGATACGACGCTTCGCGACGGGGAACAGACGCCGCGCACCTCGTTTTCTTACGAAGATAAACGAGAAATAGCGGCGCTACTCGACGAAATGGGCACCCACGTCATCGAGGCTGGGTTCCCCGTCAACTCCGACGCGGAGTTCGAGGCGGTGCGTGACATCGCCGAAAGTACCACGACGACCACCTGCGGGCTCGCCCGCGTCGTCGAGGAGGACGTCAAAGCGGCCATCGACTCGGGCGTCGAATTGGTCCACGTGTTCGTCTCGACCAGCGACGTCCAACTCGAGGACTCGATGCACGCGACCCGCGAGGACGCCGTCGAGCGGGCCGTCGAGTCAGTCGAGCGCGTCAAGGAGGCTGGTGTCGAGTGCATGTTCTCGCCAATGGACGCGACCCGTACTGACGAGGACTTTCTGCTCGATGTAGTCGAGGCCGTCACCGAGGCGGGCACCGACTGGATCAACATCCCCGACACGACCGGCGTCGCGACGCCCGGTCGCTTCACGGAGATAGTTGGCAAAGTCGTCGCCCACACGGACGCCCGCGTCGACGTCCACACCCACGACGACTTCGGGCTGGCAACGGCCAACGCTCTCGCAGGCTACGAGGCCGGCGGCGCACAGGCCCAGGTCAGCGTCAATGGCATCGGCGAACGCGCTGGCAACGCGGCCTACGAAGAAGTAGTCATGGCCGTAGAAAGCCTGTACGACGTGGATACGGGCATCGACACGACTCAGATCACCGAACTGTCCCGACTGATCGAGGAAAAAAGTGGCGTCGACACGCCGGGCAACAAACCCGTCGTCGGCGAGAACGCCTTCTCCCACGAGTCGGGCATCCACGCCGCGGGCGTCATCGAAAACAGCGATACGTTCGAACCTGGCGTGATGACTCCCGAGATGGTCGGTGCCGAGCGCGAACTCGTCTTGGGCAAGCACACCGGTCAGCACTCGGTCCGGGAACGACTGGTCGAGGCCGGGTTCTCGCCGTCGGACAGTGACGTACGAGAAGTAACCCGCCGCGTCAAGGAGTTCGGTGCCGAGGACAACCGCGTCACGATGGACGTCCTCGAACGGTTCGCACGCGACGTGGGCGTCGAGCAGACACGTGAGGAGGTCAGTGCCTGACGATGGCGTCCACGTCGTTCGCGCCGATCGGCCAGCGATTGCTGTACGCCACTCCCTCCGGCGTTCGTGGATCCATCTCACGGAACGTTTATAACGAACGACTACGATCATCCAGTACCGATGCGCCTGCTGGTCACGTCCGGGGTTCGATCCGGCGCTACCAGTGGGTCCGCCCTGCTTCTCGTCGGTATTGTAGGGGCTCTATAGCCCCAACAGTACCCCATTCTCCACGACGATCGGACGGCGCTTCGACCACCAGCGAGCAGACCAAATCCATGACATATAAGAGACAATACACGTCGGGGCCGCGGGCAGGTCGTCCGCGGCCGGCACCCACCGCACGGAGGTATCGACCATGAGTGAACGCGCGTTCCATCAAGATCGCGAGCCGGAACCGCCGGCCGAAGAGGATGAGGAAGCGAGCGACGACACTCGTGAAGTGACGACGGGGGCGGAAGCCGCGATAATCGCCTTAGAGGAGGCAGGGGTCGACATGGCCTTCGGCGTCCAGGGCGGGGCGATCATGCCCGTCTACGATGCGCTCTATGACTCGGACATCGAGCATATCACGATGGCCCACGAGCAGGGGGCAGCCCACGCCGCCGACGCCTACGGGATCGTCTCGGGCGATCCCGGCGTCGCAATGGCGACTTCGGGACCAGGAGCGACCAATCTCGTGACGGGCATCGCCGACGCCTCGATGGACTCGGATCCGATGATCGCGCTGACCGGCCAGGTCGCGACGGACTTCGTCGGTAACGACGCCTTCCAGGAGGTCGACACTGTTGGCATTACCCAGCCGATCACCAAACAGAACTACTTCGCCGGCGATCCGGACACCCTCGGTGCGGACGTCAGCGAGGCCTTCGCACTGGCCGATGCCGGCCGACAGGGCCCGACGCTGGTCGACCTCCCGAAGGACGCCAGCAAGGCCGAGACCGACGTCCAGCCGGTCTCCCCGGAGACGCCGAACACCTATCATCCACCGGAGACCGCCGACGAGGCAGTCATCGAGGCTGCGGCGGAGACCTTAGCGGAGGCCGATCGGCCGGTCATCCTCTCGGGTGGCGGCGTCATCAAGGGCGAGGCACACGACGAACTGCGTGCGTTCGCTCGCGAGTACGATATCCCCGTGATCACGACCATGCCCGGCCTGGGGAGCTTCCCCGAGACCGACGACCTCTCGCTGGGCATGGCGGGGATGCACGGGACCGGCGCGGCCAACCTGGCGATCACGAACTGCGACGTGTTACTGGGCGTCGGGACGCGCTTCGACGACCGCCTCACCGGCGGCGTCGATAGCTTCGCGCCGGACGCCGAAGTCATCCACGTCGAGATCGATCCCGCCGAGATCAACAAGAACATCTATGCCGAATACCCGCTGCTGGGCGACGCCGAACGCGTCCTCGAACAGCTCGACGACGGGCTGAGGGACGCACCCGAGGCCGACGAATGGCGCGAGCAGTGCCAGACCTGGAAAGACGAGTACCCGCTGGACTACGAGACGCCCGAAGAC harbors:
- a CDS encoding BMP family lipoprotein, which gives rise to MRSKKYSRRKLLGATAGIGIAGLAGCLGDGTANTETETAPATGEDTNEDATQVGMIYALAGLDDRSFNDAANRGIQRARLDYGISFSNHEPDSAEDMARLQRELARSETPTYDLLCCIGFVQQESLSEIASEYPDQQFMIVDATVDAENVASYVFKEHQGSFEAGHLAGKLTSRDITLGTGTTNPEERIVGFVGGPENDLMERFEAGYRAGVTYADPEVTVRTSYVGNFADVQTAFDMAQAMYDDGADIVYHAAGGAGLGVFQAAQAANRYAIGVDADQSRSNPRYADVILASMVKRVDNAIYTATSNVVEGGFQGGSVVPLGVESKGVDLVYGTSLEPAIPNDVKTAIQQSREDIVAGDITVPTEVKE
- the ilvB gene encoding biosynthetic-type acetolactate synthase large subunit, coding for MSERAFHQDREPEPPAEEDEEASDDTREVTTGAEAAIIALEEAGVDMAFGVQGGAIMPVYDALYDSDIEHITMAHEQGAAHAADAYGIVSGDPGVAMATSGPGATNLVTGIADASMDSDPMIALTGQVATDFVGNDAFQEVDTVGITQPITKQNYFAGDPDTLGADVSEAFALADAGRQGPTLVDLPKDASKAETDVQPVSPETPNTYHPPETADEAVIEAAAETLAEADRPVILSGGGVIKGEAHDELRAFAREYDIPVITTMPGLGSFPETDDLSLGMAGMHGTGAANLAITNCDVLLGVGTRFDDRLTGGVDSFAPDAEVIHVEIDPAEINKNIYAEYPLLGDAERVLEQLDDGLRDAPEADEWREQCQTWKDEYPLDYETPEDEPLKPQYVVERFAELADDDAIVTTGVGQHQMWACQFWTYTEPRTWVSSNGLGTMGYGVPSAIGAKLGAPDKEVVTFDGDGSFLMTMQELSVAVREDLDITYVILNNEAIGMVRQWQDGFYEGRRMASEYPWIPEFDLLAESFGARGFRLEEHDQVDDVIQQAREYDGPAVIDAIIDPGENVYPMVPSGGDNGLFALSEEQLNNL
- a CDS encoding methyl-accepting chemotaxis protein — its product is MADSPRTGLARYGRRIVPEFVRQRYAAQFAIAFLAVVLVIAGVGAFTYVQAGQTVESSTTQQLEETSSLQGESIGSWVQEMRTSTRSVSSGDGLQSDRTAAAHILLQDQLLSEDIVSMHYVNKSQNQVVASTERPIEGRTLEELTAPWTDAEVPEGPGENSRVWQSTRSYRSPVLNDRPVMAFASSVPQRPSSYLVVVSRIQPQLERVQSSNSDQRTTIVNVAGETVLDIDRTVSATSHATEFEMIRNGTANGTTSRIGSDRVYAYASVPGTDWVAMTDVETSTAFAVRDDVAQSVLLLVALALVSLVVVGIVLGKRTIGPLTQLRSRAQQMEAGELDVDLATKREDEIGRLYDSFDAMRNSLRERITEAEEALEDAESARSEAESAQAEAEAARQEAEAVSRQLKQRAAAYSEVMRSVADGDLTRRMDADVEQEAMAEIAREFNAMIEQLEETVGGVKAFAEQVATASEEVASGAGEIETTSQTVATRIQQISDGALQQNETLQETAGEMNDLSASIEEIASASETVAQRADDTATRGKEGRRAAQSAIDDMAEIEARSETAVEQILELQSQMDEIGEVVDFITDIAEQTNLLALNANIEAAHADDSGDGFDVVANEVKNLAEETRSSAEQIETQIEELQEATDETVSDIRTTSDQISDGVATVREASNALEEIVDAIEDTNQGIQDINTTTDEQADSTQRVVSRVDEVSEISQTVTEDAEQVSAAAEEQTASVTEIANNATELKDRATELAASLEAFSVEDQRKSTADMSSETSGTHDDQ
- a CDS encoding LeuA family protein, yielding MRRDPRRIEFFQGTLDSTSEITDARIFDTTLRDGEQTPRTSFSYEDKREIAALLDEMGTHVIEAGFPVNSDAEFEAVRDIAESTTTTTCGLARVVEEDVKAAIDSGVELVHVFVSTSDVQLEDSMHATREDAVERAVESVERVKEAGVECMFSPMDATRTDEDFLLDVVEAVTEAGTDWINIPDTTGVATPGRFTEIVGKVVAHTDARVDVHTHDDFGLATANALAGYEAGGAQAQVSVNGIGERAGNAAYEEVVMAVESLYDVDTGIDTTQITELSRLIEEKSGVDTPGNKPVVGENAFSHESGIHAAGVIENSDTFEPGVMTPEMVGAERELVLGKHTGQHSVRERLVEAGFSPSDSDVREVTRRVKEFGAEDNRVTMDVLERFARDVGVEQTREEVSA